In Corallococcus caeni, the following are encoded in one genomic region:
- a CDS encoding membrane dipeptidase → MSRPLPWFRWSPLALTLAASLSCAPIEDLEPPPQPATQKQGVDVPGFAELHHHMFAEEAFGGGWFHGGVNGTLDTCDGGWPESDHARVRMDLSGLLNLCPNSGGVDLSGVPVLSQLFGVAGAVGSEFIGKIEGTEGDTGLHMGRRQPGSEWPRWDTIAHQQSWGGWLKQAHDGGMSLVVVSAVSNGFLCEALPPQNRKRACDEMMDVEVQLQMAHAFDAANDWVEIALSPADARRIISQGKLAMVLSIETSKLFGTKDWRAELNRFHALGVRTLQPVHQLDNRFGGAAPHNAIFQAAQFLENCHIDTDCGITAAGFTLGFDVDAQCRNVKGLTADGQQLLQAMMDKGMLIDLAHLSEKGVRDAYAVSQTNRYYPLFISHGHFREVMNGKLAGNEKTTPAWVVQLLRRTGGMFGLRTAHDETRTYTPANIANDCQGSSRSFAQAYEFGRQGLKVPMAFGADFNGFIQQTRPRFGPNGACSAGFQAEADAQAHQQELEAPGRLGTPFDEQGLAHVGLLPDLLRDVRNLGADTTPLDRSAEVFIRMWERTASSARTGMADPALDVDTSGIAPWVPPDEREKAYPTVCGKAYAPDSKTLNQGCRFDDECQSEQCTSVLCATFDGRCVCNDDGDCGASRYCQNDIPGNPSDNDCVDRKTDGTSCSRDGQCLSGACGGCFNAVGWCYTPRSKAYGQTCKSDRECTTDRCSADCYVNPTGSCLCDSDSHCGTNQFCGWGLNSGKCINKRGRGAACSSDRECASGTCRWSFTCK, encoded by the coding sequence GTGTCCCGTCCCCTCCCGTGGTTCCGCTGGAGTCCCCTGGCCCTGACGCTGGCGGCCTCGCTGTCCTGTGCCCCCATCGAGGACCTGGAGCCCCCGCCACAGCCAGCCACCCAGAAGCAGGGCGTGGACGTCCCGGGCTTCGCCGAACTGCACCACCACATGTTCGCCGAGGAGGCCTTCGGCGGCGGCTGGTTCCACGGCGGCGTCAACGGCACGCTCGACACCTGTGACGGCGGCTGGCCGGAGAGCGACCACGCCCGCGTCCGCATGGACCTGAGCGGCCTGCTCAACCTGTGTCCCAACTCCGGAGGCGTGGACCTGAGCGGCGTGCCCGTCCTGTCCCAGCTCTTCGGCGTCGCGGGCGCGGTGGGCTCGGAGTTCATCGGGAAGATCGAGGGCACGGAAGGGGACACCGGCCTGCACATGGGCCGCCGTCAGCCCGGTTCGGAATGGCCCCGCTGGGACACCATCGCCCACCAGCAGTCCTGGGGCGGGTGGCTCAAGCAGGCGCACGACGGAGGCATGTCGCTGGTGGTGGTGTCCGCCGTCAGCAATGGCTTCCTCTGCGAAGCGCTGCCCCCGCAGAACCGCAAGCGCGCCTGCGACGAGATGATGGACGTGGAGGTCCAGCTCCAGATGGCCCACGCCTTCGACGCGGCCAATGACTGGGTGGAGATCGCCCTGTCGCCCGCGGACGCGCGGCGCATCATCTCGCAGGGGAAGCTCGCCATGGTCCTCTCCATCGAGACCAGCAAGCTCTTCGGCACGAAGGACTGGCGAGCGGAGCTCAACCGCTTCCACGCGCTGGGCGTGCGCACGCTCCAGCCCGTGCACCAGCTGGACAACCGCTTCGGCGGAGCGGCCCCGCACAACGCCATCTTCCAGGCCGCGCAGTTCCTGGAGAACTGCCACATCGACACCGACTGCGGCATCACCGCCGCCGGCTTCACGCTGGGCTTCGACGTGGACGCCCAGTGCCGCAACGTGAAGGGCCTCACCGCGGACGGCCAGCAGCTGCTCCAGGCGATGATGGACAAGGGCATGCTCATCGACCTGGCCCACCTGTCGGAGAAGGGCGTGCGTGACGCCTACGCCGTCTCCCAGACGAACCGCTACTACCCGCTCTTCATCAGCCACGGCCACTTCCGCGAGGTGATGAACGGCAAGCTCGCCGGGAACGAGAAGACCACCCCCGCCTGGGTGGTGCAGCTGCTCCGCCGCACGGGAGGCATGTTCGGCCTGCGCACCGCGCACGACGAGACGCGCACGTACACGCCCGCGAACATCGCCAATGATTGTCAGGGCTCCAGCCGCTCCTTCGCCCAGGCCTACGAGTTCGGCCGCCAGGGCCTCAAGGTCCCCATGGCCTTCGGCGCGGACTTCAACGGCTTCATCCAGCAGACGCGGCCGCGCTTCGGTCCCAACGGCGCGTGCTCGGCGGGCTTCCAGGCGGAGGCGGACGCGCAGGCCCACCAGCAGGAGCTCGAAGCCCCGGGCCGGCTGGGGACGCCGTTCGACGAGCAGGGGCTCGCGCACGTGGGCCTGCTGCCCGACCTGCTCCGCGACGTGCGCAACCTGGGCGCGGACACCACGCCGCTGGACCGCTCGGCGGAGGTGTTCATCCGCATGTGGGAGCGCACCGCGAGCAGCGCGCGCACCGGCATGGCGGACCCCGCGCTGGACGTCGACACGAGCGGCATCGCGCCGTGGGTGCCACCGGACGAGCGTGAGAAGGCCTACCCCACCGTGTGCGGCAAGGCCTACGCGCCGGACTCCAAGACGCTGAACCAGGGCTGCCGCTTCGACGACGAGTGCCAGAGCGAGCAGTGCACCTCCGTGCTCTGCGCCACCTTCGACGGCCGCTGCGTGTGCAACGACGACGGGGACTGCGGCGCGTCCCGCTACTGCCAGAACGACATCCCGGGCAACCCCAGTGACAACGACTGCGTGGACCGCAAGACGGACGGCACGTCGTGCAGCCGCGACGGCCAGTGTCTCTCCGGAGCGTGCGGAGGCTGCTTCAACGCGGTGGGCTGGTGCTACACGCCGCGCTCCAAGGCCTACGGTCAGACGTGCAAGTCGGACCGCGAGTGCACCACGGACCGCTGCAGCGCGGACTGCTACGTGAACCCCACCGGCAGCTGCCTGTGCGACAGCGACTCGCACTGCGGCACGAACCAGTTCTGCGGGTGGGGGCTCAACTCCGGCAAGTGCATCAACAAGCGAGGCCGGGGCGCGGCGTGCTCCAGCGATCGCGAGTGCGCGTCCGGCACCTGCCGCTGGTCGTTCACCTGCAAGTAG
- the yjjJ gene encoding type II toxin-antitoxin system HipA family toxin YjjJ — protein MAAPPVRQLLEAVQRLQPVRVETLQEHFGVSQQTLSRWLRDAGDLICRMGRTRGALYARTRSLPELGTRVPVHRVDEAGQLHRAGTLHFLSNGGTWLEQANGPGERFEGLPPFVEEMSPQGYMGRGFHERHPDLGLPLRTTDWNEDQVLIALARRGEDCTGDLILGQESLDRYLATQVHAVHRDSYPELARSFLAEGAGSSAGGEQPKFAVHADGRHVLVKFADASEGRAGQRWRDLLASEALALEAVRAAGIDAATARWFDLRDHRFLEVERFDRVGLRGRRALLSLRAIDNEYIRLGTNWTEVSLRLLAERRLPPEDVRRIRWLDVFGQLIGNIDRHLGNVSCFVEASGRFRLAPLYDMLPMVFAPDGAHLVERTFRPAAPTSNTLDVWADAAGHALKYWDRLIVSQDLSEEFRQRCATCRGQLAELIARVPLHGTV, from the coding sequence ATGGCCGCACCTCCCGTCCGACAGCTCCTGGAAGCCGTCCAGCGTCTTCAACCCGTCCGGGTGGAGACGCTTCAGGAGCACTTCGGCGTCTCGCAGCAGACCCTGTCGCGTTGGCTCAGGGACGCGGGTGATTTGATCTGCCGCATGGGCCGGACCCGGGGTGCGCTGTATGCGCGGACGCGCTCCCTGCCGGAGCTGGGGACCCGCGTTCCCGTCCATCGGGTGGACGAAGCGGGACAGCTTCATCGCGCGGGAACCCTCCACTTCCTGTCCAATGGCGGGACCTGGCTGGAGCAGGCCAACGGGCCCGGGGAGCGTTTCGAAGGCCTGCCTCCCTTCGTGGAGGAGATGAGCCCCCAGGGATACATGGGCCGGGGGTTCCATGAGCGGCATCCAGACCTGGGGCTCCCCCTTCGCACCACGGACTGGAACGAGGATCAGGTGCTCATCGCCCTGGCCCGGCGCGGGGAGGACTGCACGGGGGACCTCATCCTGGGACAGGAGTCGCTGGACCGGTACCTGGCCACACAGGTCCACGCGGTCCACCGCGACAGCTACCCTGAGCTTGCCAGGAGCTTCCTCGCGGAAGGTGCGGGTTCCTCCGCAGGAGGTGAGCAGCCGAAGTTCGCCGTCCATGCCGATGGCAGGCATGTGCTCGTGAAGTTCGCGGATGCGAGCGAAGGCCGGGCGGGACAGCGATGGCGGGACCTGCTCGCGAGCGAGGCTCTTGCACTGGAGGCGGTCCGCGCGGCGGGCATCGACGCGGCGACCGCGCGCTGGTTCGACCTGCGGGACCACCGGTTCCTGGAGGTCGAGCGGTTCGACCGCGTCGGTCTTCGCGGAAGGCGCGCACTGCTGTCATTGCGCGCCATTGATAACGAATACATCAGGCTGGGGACGAACTGGACGGAGGTGTCGCTGCGGCTGCTCGCAGAGCGTCGCCTTCCTCCGGAGGACGTCCGGCGGATCCGCTGGTTGGATGTCTTTGGCCAGCTCATCGGAAACATCGACCGGCACCTCGGCAATGTCTCCTGCTTCGTGGAAGCGTCAGGACGGTTCCGGCTCGCGCCGCTCTACGACATGCTGCCCATGGTCTTCGCACCCGATGGCGCGCACCTGGTCGAGCGGACCTTCAGGCCCGCAGCTCCAACCTCCAACACCCTGGATGTCTGGGCCGACGCCGCCGGCCATGCGCTGAAGTACTGGGACAGGCTCATTGTCTCGCAGGACCTCAGCGAGGAGTTCCGCCAGCGCTGCGCCACCTGCCGGGGACAGCTCGCGGAGCTCATTGCTCGCGTGCCGCTTCACGGCACGGTCTGA
- a CDS encoding CapA family protein produces MRGWGALLLFIPFMGMAAPARVELVFGGDVIPHGEVKSVAKAHARSGNHEGWDHVFGPLSDVLRTADVGVVNLETPVTANDKAFTKELVFNAPPAMAQALVRAGVKVVSTGNNHARDQHVEGLVETLRQLDAVGLRHTGTGATKDAAWEPVFVEVRGIKLGFLSFTRSLNGFSNPKEADAPHVALLPYPEHVSRRGLKPEEALEKVRAAAAKCDALFVMGHWGREYTEAPNPQDRALGQAFLEAGAFAVIGHHPHVLQPLEAYTTKSGRRGFIAYSLGNLVANQARFYRHVKGQQGKEGDKRDTLLLRVGVTRAEQGAPVSLADVSVLPVWIENNAQGRKAKAKRNIQPVLIDREIEEVSRRLAALTQRTATQDKATRAEQAALEQRLATARYRRERILRMLPAEFQVATPELRRRHDGAVGLTAQTVP; encoded by the coding sequence ATGCGAGGGTGGGGGGCCCTGCTGCTGTTCATCCCGTTCATGGGGATGGCCGCGCCCGCGCGCGTGGAGCTCGTCTTTGGCGGGGACGTGATTCCGCACGGCGAAGTGAAGTCGGTGGCGAAGGCCCACGCGCGAAGCGGGAACCACGAAGGCTGGGACCACGTCTTCGGCCCCCTGTCGGACGTGCTGCGAACAGCGGACGTGGGCGTGGTGAACCTGGAGACGCCCGTCACGGCCAACGACAAGGCATTCACGAAGGAGCTGGTCTTCAACGCGCCGCCAGCGATGGCACAGGCCCTGGTGCGCGCGGGCGTGAAGGTGGTGTCCACGGGCAACAACCACGCAAGGGATCAGCACGTGGAGGGCCTGGTTGAGACGCTGCGTCAGTTGGACGCGGTGGGGCTGCGCCACACGGGCACGGGAGCCACGAAGGACGCGGCCTGGGAGCCGGTGTTCGTGGAGGTGCGAGGCATCAAGCTGGGCTTCCTCTCCTTCACGAGGAGCCTGAACGGCTTCAGCAACCCGAAGGAAGCGGACGCGCCGCACGTGGCGCTGTTGCCCTATCCGGAGCACGTCTCCCGAAGAGGGCTGAAGCCGGAGGAAGCCCTGGAGAAGGTGCGAGCCGCGGCAGCGAAGTGTGACGCGCTGTTCGTGATGGGGCACTGGGGGCGTGAGTACACGGAAGCGCCCAATCCCCAGGACCGGGCATTGGGGCAGGCCTTCCTGGAAGCCGGAGCGTTCGCGGTCATCGGGCACCATCCGCATGTGCTCCAGCCGCTGGAGGCGTACACGACGAAGTCCGGGCGCCGCGGCTTCATCGCGTACTCGCTGGGCAACCTGGTGGCGAACCAGGCGCGCTTCTACCGGCACGTGAAGGGGCAGCAGGGGAAGGAAGGGGACAAGCGGGACACGCTGCTCCTGCGAGTCGGAGTAACGAGGGCGGAGCAGGGAGCCCCGGTGTCGCTGGCAGACGTCTCGGTCCTGCCGGTCTGGATTGAAAACAACGCCCAGGGCCGCAAGGCAAAAGCCAAACGGAACATCCAACCGGTGCTCATCGACCGTGAAATCGAAGAGGTCTCAAGAAGGTTGGCCGCCCTGACCCAGCGCACCGCGACGCAGGACAAGGCCACCCGAGCGGAGCAGGCCGCCCTCGAGCAGCGCCTGGCCACCGCCCGTTACCGCCGCGAGCGCATCCTGAGAATGCTGCCCGCGGAGTTCCAGGTGGCCACCCCCGAGCTCCGGAGGCGGCACGACGGCGCCGTGGGGCTGACGGCTCAGACCGTGCCGTGA